The DNA region agggactttgctacaaactgaagctctgaacaaaggactgaatgacccatcccagtgggggatgttgcagagacttgatttgaacctgcagtttattccatcactgctacaagcctgaaccaagaactttgccattactgtatggaattgattccatttaaccaattctaactctcatctctatctttttcctgttATGAATAAACCTTTGGATTTTTGATTCTAAtggactggcaacagcgtgatctgtgggtaagatctgatttgtatattgtcCTGGgtttggggcttgattctttgggatcaagagaacctttttcttttattggggtgttggttttcatgtCCAGTCATCCtcataatgagtggcactggggtgatactgggaaactggagaatCTAAGGGAATtgtttgtgtgacttgtggttagccagtggggtgagaccaaaatcctctttggctggctggtttggtttgccttagaagtggaaaaacctcagccttgggctgtaactgccctgtttaagcgatTTGTCCAGAATTGGGGGTCCCCCCAGAACCCCATCGTCACACCCCCGCTTTGGTTCCCCTGGCTCACCTGCTCCATGAAGGTGAGTAGCGACTCCTTGTTGTTCTCCCACTCCTGCTGCAGCTCACTGGCATGGGGGAACTTGTCACAGCCCAGGTAGATGGAGAGCTCCAGGCAGTTGGTATGCAGGTAGCTGAAGTCATTCAGGCCTGGCAGAGAAGTGGGAACGGGCTGTCAGCACTGGCTGGAGGAGGGCTGGAGCCCACCCATGGGGGGAGGGTGAGTGTTCCTCTcctgagggggcagcagggtccCTGGGGCAGGCAGCCTGGCTGCAGCAGTGCCAGCCTCTGGGGGCGGGTGGCCTTGAGCCGAGGGAGCACCTGGCCTGGGTGAAGCAGGCCAGAGCGGTGggaacaggggtggggggctgggagacaAGGAGCAACAGAGGCTGAACCCCCAGGTGGGGGGACGGGAGCCTCGGCTTGCGGGGCCTTGCGAACAAAGCTCTGGAAAATGTCTGGAGGGGGTGACACTAGAGTGGCCTGAGGGGCAGGGGCACCCAGCGGAAGGGCCAGCACTACAGGGCTTTTGGGGGGGTGTCAGCTAAGGGTGATGTTGGCACCCTCCCCAAAGGGAGCCCTGTCTGGCCTAgttcctccccgcccccgccaCAGCACCTTTGCCTGGCGGGTGTTTGCTGCAGCATTACCCCCCCTCCAGCCTCCACTCACTCCCCACTCGGGGGTGCCACTTGGCGCCGCTGACGATGCCCATGCCGTTGGTCATGTCCTGGGTGTGGCAGCCCCCGCGAAAGGTCTCGCTCATGGTAAGGTGAGCCGAGGCGTAGGAGATGGCCAGCCAGCGGAAGATGGCGTGGTCGGGGGTCTCCTGCACCTCCAGGTTCTCGTCCTCGTAGTCGTATGGCAGGCGAGCCGCCGCCTCCCGCTCTCCCTCAAGGGGCGGTCGGGCCATGTCGTAGGGGTACGAGACTAGTTTCTCCCCGCCGTGGAAGTTGGCTCCCAGCACGAAGGGGGTCTTCTCCATCCAGGCGAGGATGGCGCGCACCTCCACAGCCACCTGGgggggcacagagctggggccTGTGGGCACACaagcccccacctcctgcctttGGCAGAGCCCCTCTCTGCCCAGCACCCacacctgcctgctcccctgctaATCCCCACTCCATGAAGTGGCCAGGCATTGGCTGGCACCCTGCCCAGTAGTTCCACCATAAATGCCAGCTTGGATCCCTGTCAtcacccccagcagcccccctccGGCCTGCCCACAGGCTGCGATTGCCTTCCCTACTAGCCCTGCAGGCAGGattcccagccatcccacctTCCTGGCACCACATGTGACCGGAAGCCAGGGCACCCAGAGCCCCCACGGCCACTCACGTGGGCGTCCTCGGCCAGGTAGTGCTCGGGGATGGGGATGTGGTGGTTGGGGACCCGGTGTGGGACCCACTTCCGTTCCTCGGCTGCCCACAGCACGCTGGCCAGGTCCGGGAAGTTCTCGAAGATGTCGTAGCCTTCCTCGTTCCAGTGGCCCAGCGCccagttgcccagctctgagccctgcgGGGAAGGGCATGACCCGCTCAGCAGCAGGCCCTTGGCAGCtgacaccagcccagcccaccccccccacactgcCATGCCTCGAGCTGGGCACGATGGAGCTGATGGAGACTGACGTGgcttcccctgccccattccctcacAGCCTCAGGACCCCTCCTCCCGCTTTCTGGCCCCAGCAGGGTCCCCCCCATGACCGAGTCCCTGCACTCAGCCAGGCCGAGCTCCGAGCGCGGCTGATAACTGGGTCGTGCTCTTGGCATGCCAAGGGGCAGTGCAGGCAGGCACGGGGGAGCTCTCACCGCCTGACTGGCAATCTCGTAGCCGTCGGGGTTGAGGGAGGGCACGAGGTGGATGCGGGTCTCGGTCACCAAGCTGCGCACACGCGGGTTCCCGTCCTGGTACTCCTTGCACAGGAACtgcatcagcagcagcagcagctcacggCCCAGCACCTCGTTGCCGTGCAGCCCAGCCGTGTAGCGGAATTCGGGCTCCCCTGCGGAGGGAGGGTGCGAGGTCACGGTGATGCCCTCCGGCCCAGGGTGCCCGCAGAAACTGGCACAGTGCACCAGGTTCAGGGGAACAGCGGGCTGGGCAAACACAGGCACCATCCCACCCCACCAGGAGCTCCTCCCCATGCAGGGAGAGATGACCTCCGATCcctgtgtggggcagggtgggggctggcaGGGCAACATGCCCAGGAGCCCAGTGCCACCAGCTCCTGGCTCCTCGCCATACAGCGGCCTGGTGCTTTGCTGCACTGAAATCCCCAGGCCAGAGGCAGCTAACTTGGGAGGGGTccacctgctgcccctgctccactgcTCATCCCACAGCCCAGGCCCTGCCTCACCAAGCTCATGCTCCCCCGGCTTGTCTGAGATCTCCATGGCATAGATCTTCAGGCCGCGGGAACTCTTGCCGATGTTGTAGATGCGCGTGATGCTGGGACACTCTTCGTTCACCACCTTCAtaagctgcaggaagcagggaggCATGAGGGGCCAGGCCTGCCCACCCCATCCTGGGTGGCACCAGGGCGGGGATggaggggctctgggtggggagtccATGCCACCAGCAAGGCAAGGGGGGGCAGATGgggctgtattgctctcccacaAGGGGAATAAAGGCCAGGGAGCCGCTGCCAGTGGGGCACACAGTGGGGTGGGCGCCCCAAGAGGCTCACGGAATCGGCTGACATCACCTGGACGGGCGACAGGCAGCTCTGGCCTCCGGCATCGATGAGCCACTACTGGctgtgagcagagctggggcgggAGAGGAGCCGGGGTCAATCCTTGCTGTCAGTGTCACGCTGAACCCTGGCCAAACACGGGGGAGCCAGTCCCTGGCAATGactctgcagggaggggccaaCATGCcagggacatggggctggctggagcactgggaaATGCTGCAGATAGGAGGCACTTGCCCTGGCCAATGCGGCAGGAGGCCAGGGCAGTGGTAACCccccagagggggcagggggttcccTGGAAATACCCCAGGAGCTGGGCACTGCCCTGCGAGACCAACAGCAGGCAGAGACTCAGAGCCAGCGCACCGAGCTCCGAATGTCTCTGAATGCCACGCCGGGGGGGGACACATCCCCCCGTCTCCAGGGGGGTGTGGCACACACACCTGCCTCATGTCCTTGTAGCTGTGGTGGCGGAAGTCCAGGTTGTCGGTGGACGTCACCTCGTTCTGCTGGCTGTAATAGCTGCTGATGGctgaggaaggggcagagccGCTGGTCAGACACGCAGCCATGATCCAGGGAGCctggaggcagagggagggacGCTGGCGCCCAGGAGGGGCTGTGCCGTGAAGGAGCCTCTCGGGCAAGTTCTGCAGTGGAGAGCCCCAGAGGGCTCGGCCCAGAGCCCCTCAAAGTGAGCTGCCCTAGCCAGTTGGTGAGCTCAGCATGCTGGCACTGCCAAGGACGCTGGTGTGGGACCTGCCCCCTGTCCTCTGGGGTGCCAAGTGAGCTCAGCCaggacagggccagctcctgggCAGGACCATCCCAGTGCTGCTCCAGATCCCCAGAGTCACTGCAaacggggggggaggagggagctgcaggccccagagccccccagcagcagcctggcccagcctgcccaTGCAGGGCTCTCAGGCCTGCTCTGCCGCAGCTGTCCcgtccctcctgccccagcacccaGGCCCGGCTCAGCTCCCCAGAGCCACCTCCCACCCGCGGCTTGAGCAGCGTCAGGCCCCGGTGGATGCGTTTGCTCCCATCTCTTACTGGAGAGGGGGCAGCCCAGCACCTCCAGCCGCATGCACAGGCTCCCATTCCAGATCTGCGGGTACACCCGGATGAAGCGCGCGACCATGGGCTCCGGAAACTCGGTCAGCACTGGCGTGTCCTTGTCCACATTGCCATggaagagctgcagggagaggcccAATAGGCAGCGTCAGGTGTGGCACCAGGACACACGGCCCCTGAGCGCAGGTAAAGGAGGTAGGTGCCAGGCAACCCTACCCCCCCACCATGCTCTGTAAGtgtccctcaatcctgacccacagtcccagccctgggctcccccccagctctgtcagtgccccacagtcccaacccccagccctaggatgctccccccagctctgccagtgcccctcaatcccgacccccaagtctgggctcccctcagctctcCTAGTGCCTCACAATCCCAACTCCCAACCCTGGgatgctcccccccagctctgccagtgccccacagtcccaacccccaaccctgggatgctccccccagctctgccagtgcccctcaatcccgacccccagttctgggctccccccagctctgctagtgcctCACAATCCCAACTCCCAACCCTGGgatgctccccccagctctgccagtgccccacagtcccaacccccaaccctgagatgctcccccaagctctgccagtgccccgcaATCCCGacccccaggcctgggctccccccaactCTGCTAGTGCCTCACaatcccaacccccagccctgggatgctccccccagctctgccagtgcccctcaatcccgacccccagccccaggcctgaGGCATGCGCCGGAGTTACAGCTGCTGTGCCCCAGACACAGTGGAGGCCGCCTGGGCGGGCTGGAGCCGGTTTGGGAGCAGGGTTAGGGGGTGGATGGGAGCCCCCAGCAGGgtgccaggggggcagggcccgtACCATCTCCTCGTAGCCATTGGAGTACATGACCCAGCTCTGGCTGTCGTTGCTGAAACCCACGTAGAAGGCGGTGACAAAATCATCACTGGGGAGACAAGAGCATGGGGGGGGACTCAGCACCCAGGGGCGGCTGGGGGCAGCCACAGTCGGGGGCAGGGAGtctggggggaaggaggcacaGGGATCTCGGCCTCAGGACACAGCCGGGGCAGGGagtctggtggtggtggggaggaaggcacaGGGATCTCGGCCTCAGGAAACAGCCAGGCAGCACGAGTCCTAGGCCCAGGAGCCGCCTGAGGAAAgcgccgcccggctggagcctaCACCCcgcacccactcctgcacccaaactccctcccagatcctgcactcctcccgcatcccaaccccctaccccagccctgagccgcctctcctgcacccaaactccctcccagagcctgtatccctcccacaccccaaccccctatcccagccctgagccccctcctgcacccaaactccctgccaaATCCTGCACcccacaacccctgccccaggctcagccccctcccacaccccaaccccctgtcccagcccgatgaaagtgagtgagggtgggggagagcgagtgactgcaagaggggggatggagtgagtggggcggggcctcggggaaggggcagggcaagggtgtttggatttgtgtgattagacagttggcaaccctaacctgGCCTGTACCTACTGGATCTGGGAGTCCCACCCCCGCAGCCCGTACGTACTGGATCTGGGAGTCCCGGCCCTGTGTGATGACACCTGTGAATTTCGTGGTTCTCCTGGTGTCCACCTCAATCCAGTGAGCCCGGGTGTCGTCCTCCGCGCACCAGGCACCATCGAAGAAATCGTCCTCGTTGGAGCCGGCCTGAGGGATGGgcaaagggagaggggagagggcagggtcTGCCCTGAGGCCAATGGCAGGTAGGGGCGACCGCGGGTCTGGAGAGTCTGGCAGGGGATGAGGCTGCTCCTACCTGCATGTTGAGCCGACCGCGCTGAGCTCCCAAGCCGTGCCGCAGCATGGACGAGGCCAGGATCTGGTCGTCCTCGATGCGGTGGGACTCCATCCCGATGGGGGGACACTCTGCAAGGCAGGGAGGGCAGCACCCGTGTGAGGGGGGGAGGCCCTCACTAGTccagctccctccagccccctcatTCCCTGGCTTAGGGCCACACTCGCAcacccagctgccccctgcccggGAGCGACCCAGATGTGCCCGCAGCTGGTGGCGGAGCGGTTGGGTGACctctccctgctctctgccccttGCAGCTGGCGTGGCCACTGCCGGGGTCCTCGGGCCCAGTGTGGGCACCAACCCAGCCGTGCCCAGTTTCTGCATCAACCAGACCTGGGCCAACCGGCCTCactcaccctcctgcccctgcatcattcctgccccctgctctccaAATGGAGCAtgtggctctgcccccagctggCGCAGCCCGGGGGTCACTCACTTGTTTTCTCCTCCGGGGGCGTCCATTCGTCCTCATCTGTCTCCCACTTCTTCCCTCCCGGCTTCTTTGGCTTCCCTGCAGGTGGGTGGGGCGGGGGATTAGTGAGAGGTAGGGGGAGGATgtcggggctgggctgggcacccTGCTCCGGGTGGGCACTGAGGGTGCCAGGCAGGGGCAcagagaagaggtgggacaggggcCTGTTGCCCTGCACCCCTTGGTagctgagcagggccagagcaGCAGAATAGGAAGGGGCTGGGAAGGACAGAGAggcggggggctggaggggggggacTGTGTGCACGTCTCTCTAACTCAAGCTGGCATGGCCAGAGCACCTGGAATGACCTATGCAGGGCCAGGCCAGAGAAAGGGCCTCACCAAGGGTCCTGAGTACAGTGCCCCGGGGCCAGGCCCCGGCTGGGGAGTCTGGGTACGGTGCCGTGGGGTCGGGCCCTGCTGGGGGTCCTGCATGTGGCCCCGCTCCGGAGAGGACATGGTTCGGGGAGGCAGCTCCGCACTCACCTTTCCGCTCTTTGGTCTTCTCCTCCGCCCACTTGTCATCTGTgtccacatcctcctcctcctcctcctcctccttgctacTGCCGCCTTTCTTGGGCTTTCCTGCTTCAGGAGCGGAGAGGGGCAGGGTCAAGGCCAATGTGGTCAAGGGAGGGTTAGATCAGGCTGGTGGGTTCCTTCTGCCCTGGCTGCTTGAGAACTGTGTCCCTGGGGATCCCCACGTAGCCACAGGGCCAGCGTCCTGGCTGGGGGCAGCCAGGAGCACAGGCCAGCTGGGAGAAGGGAGCCCACATGGCCAGGGGTTTGGTCTACTGGGGAGTGCATACATGGTCAGCATATCTGGCCCCGCCCACAATTAGCATGGCCCCGCCCCAtgtgcctggcccctccccctgtgtgccctgccccaccccactgggGGAAGCCCTCTCCTTACCTGGCTTGAGTTGCTCCTCATCCGTTTCCATCTCACCTTCACCCTCTTTCTTGCTGGGGAACTtcttgggctggggcaggccgTATTCCACTGCGGGCGAGAGTGGGGCGCACTGAGGGGCCGCTGCCGCCGAACGCAGCGGGAAGTGGGGGAGAACAGGCCAGGGATTGGCCCTGCCGGATGCCACAGGACATGGCGCTGGGCTGGTATGCACCCAGGCTGGGCCGTGAGGGCACTGGGCAGCCCTCCCTGCAGGACCCGAGCCCTGCCCAGTCATGGTCCTCTGGGGGGGACCCCGTCTGCTGGTTCTAACTGGGGCTCGGGCCCCTGTTAGCGCCTAGGGGGGGAAATGCCAGATCTCCCCCAGCTGGCCTAAGGCCCATCATGCTGCCTGGGCCTGCATGCACTGGCtgggtggcaggccaggccaTGGCAGGAGTGGGAGCGGGATCATACAGGGGCCAGGGCTATGGTGTCTGAGtgtagggcagggggagggaagggggcagagagctgtggggtccgaagcaggggagagggggacagagagctgcagggggatgcaggatgctggggggaagggcaggggccgagtgttggtgggggaggaggctgggtgcTGAGGCAGGAGGCCAGGCACAAGCAGCTGGGGGCCGGGGGCCCGTCCTGAGGCGGCCGACACTCACTGTCGTCGTAGTCCGGCAGTGGTGGCAGtggcagctcctcatcgtagtccctctcggggggtggagggggaggctcCACGGGTGGctctgcaggaggaggagagaggccgAGTGAGCCCCAGGGAGGTGAAGTACAGCCAGGTGCCGGCTGGGGAGagctgccagggctggggagacTTAGACCAGGACAGACCCTCCGAGAGCTAATGTTTGGCTGCCAGCAGCACAGCGTGGCCCAcgacagggcaggcagggggcctTTCAGAGGAGAGATCGTGGTccaacccccacagcccctccccatcaATCTGTGGCATTATAGGGCGCTAGGCCTGTGGTCTGAGGTGTCTGAGGTGAATTCAGGGACAGTGGCTGGAGCAGACCTGAGGGCTGCCCTAAATTGCCCCTCTGCTTCATTAGCCCCTGGGGACTTTGCAAGGGGCCAGAATAACCACGGTGTCTGAGCACTCCAGCCCCTCCCGCACAGAGCAGGTCCTTGGTTCCCAGGCTGTGTAGGTCACAGATGTGTGGCTAAGGGCAGGAGCAGAGTCCAAGGGTCTAGTTGGGCCTGGGCACGTCACCCAAGGGcaccgtccctgcagctccccatgcAGCGGAGCCTGTGGGCCCCAAGGGAAAGGCCCTGACACCCAGGCAGTGGGGAGGTGCTGCTTTGCATGGAGAGCTGGGCATGAGGAGTGGGCACCTCTCTGACCAGTGGGCACACAACCCAGGGCACCGGAACCTTTGTAGAAGGGGGAGGGGCCCAAGGCCAAAGTGACCCCTCCCTCTCTGCGGCTGCCCAAGCCAGCTGCCCTTTCTTCTGGTgacacagcagcccctggtgggtgaaaggtgtAATTGCAGTGCCTCCGCAGCAGACTCTATTATTCTGCAGGGGAAAAACAATCTTCagaggacatgaattctgcacttaTGTGCCTCTTGTTAaaaagtgtggggaggggggtggctcCCTAGTCCCTCTGGTTTGGTGCCGGTACGCACAACAGCCTCTGCGCCGATGCAGGGCAGCCTCAGACCCCTCCAATGGTGGCCCACTCAGGGGGGTTTCTTCCctgcctgtcccccaccccctttcctccctggcTGGGGAAGACTTGGGGCCAGAAGAAACATACTTGGCTTCTCCTCCACCTCCAACGGCGGCCTCTCGGGTTTCTTTCTGCTCGGAGGTTTCTTGGGTTTCTGCTGCCGCCGGACGTATTCGACTGGAGGGAAGGAACGTAGGTTTGTCACTGTCCTGCTGCAGGAGGGAGAGCGGAGGCTCTAACCAGGGGGTTTCtcccagggttggggcagggggctcccatGTGGCATGAGGGGACAACAGTGTCCAGAGTGGGAGGAAAGAGTTGGCAAGAGGAAGGGTAACGCCCCCTGGGGAGAACAGGGCAGCAGCCTGGCCAGCAGatgtactttgcctcagtctttaataaggataatgaggagcttagggataatggaaggatgacaaacgggaatgaggatatagaggtggatattaccacatctgaggtagaagccaaacttgaacagcttaatgggacaaaatcggagggcccagataatcttcatccaagaatattaaaggaactggtgcatgaaattgcaagcccgttagcaagaatttttaatgaatcggtaaactcaggggttgtaccgtacgactggagaattgctaacacagttcctatctttaagaaagggaaaaaacgtgatccaagtaactatagacctgttagtttgacatctgtaggtacgtaaggtcttggaaaaaattttgaaggagaaagtagttaaggacattgaggtcaatggtaattgggacaagttacaacatggtttcactaaaggtagatcgtgccaaaccaacctgatctccttctttgagaaggtgacagattatttagacaaaggaaatgcagtagatctaatttacctcgatttcagtaaggcatttgacacggttccgcatgggaaactattagttaaattggaaaagatggggatcaatatgaaaattgaaaggtggataaggaactggttaaacaggagactccaacgggtcgtactgaagggtgaactgtcaggctggaaggaggttactagtggagttcctcaaggatcagttttgggaccaatcttatttaacctttttattactgaccttggcacaaaaagcgggaatgtgctaataaagttgcggatgacacaaagctgggtggtattgctaacacagagaaggacctggatatcatacaggaagatctggatgaccttgtaaactggactaatagtaataggatgaaatttaatagtgaaaagtgcaaggtcatgcacttagggattaataataagaattttagatatagattggggacacatcagttggaagcaacagaggaggagaaggaccttggagtattggttgatgacaggatgactatgagcagccaatgtgatatggccgttaaaaaagctaatgcagttttaggatgcatcaggcgaggtatttccagcaaagataaggaggtgttagtaccgttatataaggcactggtgaggccacatctggaatgctgcgtgcagttctggtctcccatgtttaagaaggatgaattcaaactggaacaggttcagagacgggctactaggatgatccgaggaatggaaaacctgccttatgaaaggagactcaaagagcttggcttgtttagtctagccaaaagaaggctgaggggggatatgcttgctctttataaatatatcagagggattaatattagggagggagaggaattatttaagcttagtaccaaggtagacacaagaacaaatgggtataaactggacactaggaagtttagacttgaaattagatgaaggtttctaaccattagaggagtgaagttctggaacagccttccaaggggagtagtgggggcaaaagacatatctggctttaagactaagcttgataagtttatggaagggatggtatgatgggatagcttaattttggcaattgatctttgattatcagcagataagtatgctcagtgatctgtgatgggatgttggatgggatgggatctgagttactgcagagaattttttcctgagtgctggctggtgagtcttgcccacatgctcagggtttagctgatggccatatttgaggtcgggaaagaattttcctccagggcagattggcagaagccctggaggttttttgccttcctctgcagcgtggggcatgggtcactcgctggtggattctctgcagcttgaggtcttcaaaccacaatttgaagacttcaataactcggacataggttaggggtttgttatagaagtggatgggtagggttctgtggcctcctttgtgcaggaggtcagactagatgatcatattggtcccttctgaccctaaagtctatgagtctatgagatgcagGGCTGCCTTTCTACCAGGCCGTCTGAGAGCCGGGGCAatcctggggcaggagggggcactcaGTGTCAGGGGGGTTCTCCCTTCACCATTGTGAGTGGGGTCAAGGGGGCAGAGCAGGCCGGATCCTGGTAACTTTACTCAGATGCCAGCAGCCCTGGTCATTGTCGTCCCTGCACAGGGACTGTGAGCCTGATCCTCCCTGCCTGGCACCGTGGACATCACTTACCCCTATCCCAAGTCCAAAGGGGGCTGATGCCGGGCACAGGAGGCTCAGGCCCCATAGGACTTTGGCCCAAGGGGTATCAGGTGTTTAAGAGCCATCTTacaggatcccagggctggggctccgGGATCTGCACAGGGGATGGGGCTGTGCAGCACTGGGGGTCTGGGACCTAGGAGGTGAGGCTGTCCCATCCCAGGGGAGCATTGGGGGTCGCAGGCCAGCCCCTTCTTCTTGGTGTGGGGGGGCCCTGGTGTGTGCTTGCTCTAGGGCAGGGCTGTCCCCACAGGGCCGGGGCCCAGAGGGGACTGAGGGTCTGGGCGGAGGGGCCGCGGGGAGGTAGCAGCAGCCCCGTACAGTCCTCGTAGTCCTCCCGCTCGATCTGCTCATTGTAATCCAGCGTGGGTGGCTCGGGCTCTTCCGTCAGCACTGCAGAGAGAGACATACACAATCACCAGCTGCTGCCCATGAGGGTGCTGGGACCCAGCTCGACAGGGGGCCACGCGGGCAGGGGGGACACGGCAGGGGCTGCTCTCTGCTGTGCCAGGCTGGAGCTAAACTGCGGGCAAGAGAAGGCAGCGCAGTCATTGCTACAACCCTATCTGGGAGGCCCTCCCAGGGCTCCCACAGGATATGCCAGGGCTAGGGGCTCCTgggaactcccctgccctccccgagGCCACAGGGATGCTCTGGGTTTAGGACAGGGGACTGAGGGGCACACAACCAGGGCAGGCCCCACGCAGCTGGCGAGCGCTCACCAGGGTCAGGCGCCAGTCTCCGGTCCTCCCTGCTGGGCTCCCACGGCTCCGTCGGGGGCTCATAGAACTCATCTAGGAACAAAAGCTGTTGGCTGGGAGGGGTCCTCTGGGTCAGGCACCTTCCTGCTGCGCCAGGGCCTCTGCAGCCGCCCACGCCTATGCACTGCCCTGCTGCCCTTGCGCTGCATGGCCCACATGCTGCCCATGCCTTGCCCTTGTGTCACCCTCGCTCCTGCGCCTCTGCCTCCCACAGCTCTCAGAAGCGCATGCTGTTCCCAGCAAAGCTCACCAAGCTGCTCCAGGCTCCTGTGCCCTAGGGAGATGGGGCCAAGCCTGTGCGAAGTGCCAGGGCAGTGCTGCGATGGGGGAGGGTCCACCCcgcaccccattcccctccccctccctgaatCGCTCTTACTCCGGCGGCTCCCCGGCTCCTGTTCTTCAGCCCAACGCGACTCGTCAGGCCCCTCGGGAAATCCATCTGGAAAACACAGGGCAGAGTTCAGAGCACTGGgccgggggctggggtgggg from Gopherus evgoodei ecotype Sinaloan lineage chromosome 2, rGopEvg1_v1.p, whole genome shotgun sequence includes:
- the AEBP1 gene encoding adipocyte enhancer-binding protein 1 isoform X2: MGLAGTCRLLPLCLLVGLLTPSPGQPPPELTDDEIEEFLQGFLREVRPEGEEEAGGRGLLEPPEPQGRLKPAGKDKTAKAPMEVEEGTTVKVKEKPKKGKKERPPKPTKKPKEKQPKATKKPKEKHPKTTKKPKEKDPKATKKPKEKQPKATKKPKEKPPKATEKPPKATKKPSVGKRPKIPPPTQPYEEEERYRQPERPLIPPPAEKDYDLPETPRIASPYDEEEERSRTYGERDKDGFPEGPDESRWAEEQEPGSRRNEFYEPPTEPWEPSREDRRLAPDPVLTEEPEPPTLDYNEQIEREDYEDFEYVRRQQKPKKPPSRKKPERPPLEVEEKPKPPVEPPPPPPERDYDEELPLPPLPDYDDMEYGLPQPKKFPSKKEGEGEMETDEEQLKPGKPKKGGSSKEEEEEEEDVDTDDKWAEEKTKERKGKPKKPGGKKWETDEDEWTPPEEKTKCPPIGMESHRIEDDQILASSMLRHGLGAQRGRLNMQAGSNEDDFFDGAWCAEDDTRAHWIEVDTRRTTKFTGVITQGRDSQIHDDFVTAFYVGFSNDSQSWVMYSNGYEEMLFHGNVDKDTPVLTEFPEPMVARFIRVYPQIWNGSLCMRLEVLGCPLSTISSYYSQQNEVTSTDNLDFRHHSYKDMRQLMKVVNEECPSITRIYNIGKSSRGLKIYAMEISDKPGEHELGEPEFRYTAGLHGNEVLGRELLLLLMQFLCKEYQDGNPRVRSLVTETRIHLVPSLNPDGYEIASQAGSELGNWALGHWNEEGYDIFENFPDLASVLWAAEERKWVPHRVPNHHIPIPEHYLAEDAHVAVEVRAILAWMEKTPFVLGANFHGGEKLVSYPYDMARPPLEGEREAAARLPYDYEDENLEVQETPDHAIFRWLAISYASAHLTMSETFRGGCHTQDMTNGMGIVSGAKWHPRVGSLNDFSYLHTNCLELSIYLGCDKFPHASELQQEWENNKESLLTFMEQVHRGIKGVVTDQQGDPIANATIVVGGINHNMKTASGGDYWRILNPGEYRVVARAEGYNPSVKTCTVLYDIGATQCNFILSRSNWKRIREIMAMNGNRPIRRIPPGRPMTPQERMQLRQRMRQRMRLRQQMRQRMLNATTTSAPPTLAPTTSLPFTFSSTTFAPWSQPPPTAATWETETYTELETVTELVTELETEAGAWEVGTGTAQPLTTAETYTVNFGD
- the AEBP1 gene encoding adipocyte enhancer-binding protein 1 isoform X1 — protein: MGLAGTCRLLPLCLLVGLLTPSPGQPPPELTDDEIEEFLQGFLREVRPEGEEEAGGRGLLEPPEPQGRLKPAGKDKTAKAPMEVEEGTTVKVKEKPKKGKKERPPKPTKKPKEKQPKATKKPKEKHPKTTKKPKEKDPKATKKPKEKQPKATKKPKEKPPKATEKPPKATKKPSVGKRPKIPPPTQPYEEEERYRQPERPLIPPPAEKDYDLPETPRIASPYDEEEERSRTYGERDKDGFPEGPDESRWAEEQEPGSRRNEFYEPPTEPWEPSREDRRLAPDPVLTEEPEPPTLDYNEQIEREDYEDFEYVRRQQKPKKPPSRKKPERPPLEVEEKPKPPVEPPPPPPERDYDEELPLPPLPDYDDMEYGLPQPKKFPSKKEGEGEMETDEEQLKPAGKPKKGGSSKEEEEEEEDVDTDDKWAEEKTKERKGKPKKPGGKKWETDEDEWTPPEEKTKCPPIGMESHRIEDDQILASSMLRHGLGAQRGRLNMQAGSNEDDFFDGAWCAEDDTRAHWIEVDTRRTTKFTGVITQGRDSQIHDDFVTAFYVGFSNDSQSWVMYSNGYEEMLFHGNVDKDTPVLTEFPEPMVARFIRVYPQIWNGSLCMRLEVLGCPLSTISSYYSQQNEVTSTDNLDFRHHSYKDMRQLMKVVNEECPSITRIYNIGKSSRGLKIYAMEISDKPGEHELGEPEFRYTAGLHGNEVLGRELLLLLMQFLCKEYQDGNPRVRSLVTETRIHLVPSLNPDGYEIASQAGSELGNWALGHWNEEGYDIFENFPDLASVLWAAEERKWVPHRVPNHHIPIPEHYLAEDAHVAVEVRAILAWMEKTPFVLGANFHGGEKLVSYPYDMARPPLEGEREAAARLPYDYEDENLEVQETPDHAIFRWLAISYASAHLTMSETFRGGCHTQDMTNGMGIVSGAKWHPRVGSLNDFSYLHTNCLELSIYLGCDKFPHASELQQEWENNKESLLTFMEQVHRGIKGVVTDQQGDPIANATIVVGGINHNMKTASGGDYWRILNPGEYRVVARAEGYNPSVKTCTVLYDIGATQCNFILSRSNWKRIREIMAMNGNRPIRRIPPGRPMTPQERMQLRQRMRQRMRLRQQMRQRMLNATTTSAPPTLAPTTSLPFTFSSTTFAPWSQPPPTAATWETETYTELETVTELVTELETEAGAWEVGTGTAQPLTTAETYTVNFGD